The proteins below come from a single Halostagnicola larsenii XH-48 genomic window:
- a CDS encoding HAD family hydrolase has protein sequence MGVTFDLFGTLVTATRPDDPAAAVAAELEERGVDVPPDWADAYTEMHIDAPEGAEVPLPAHVARALASRGVDCPANAARRAVVAAFDPEVETRDGARAVIEAAREHGPGPVGLCSNCSVPELVGRTLVRADLRRDDFDAVVTSVGCGWRKPAPEMFEVAADRLGVAPSELVHVGDDPATDGGVEGVGGTAILLEDGESAGETLEALPRLFSGGELWK, from the coding sequence ACCGCGACCAGACCCGATGATCCGGCCGCTGCTGTCGCGGCGGAACTCGAGGAGCGAGGCGTCGACGTGCCGCCCGACTGGGCCGACGCGTACACCGAGATGCACATCGATGCGCCCGAGGGCGCGGAGGTCCCGCTCCCGGCCCACGTCGCTCGAGCCCTCGCCAGCCGCGGGGTAGACTGTCCGGCAAACGCCGCCCGGCGGGCCGTCGTCGCCGCGTTCGATCCCGAGGTCGAGACCAGAGACGGCGCTCGAGCGGTGATCGAGGCCGCTCGAGAACACGGACCGGGACCGGTCGGGCTCTGCTCGAACTGCAGCGTGCCCGAACTCGTCGGCCGAACGCTGGTCCGGGCCGACCTGCGCCGGGACGATTTCGACGCCGTCGTGACCAGCGTCGGCTGCGGCTGGCGCAAACCCGCCCCGGAGATGTTCGAGGTGGCAGCGGATCGACTCGGCGTCGCGCCGTCCGAACTCGTCCACGTCGGCGACGATCCGGCGACTGACGGCGGCGTCGAGGGCGTCGGCGGCACCGCGATCCTTCTCGAGGACGGCGAATCCGCGGGTGAGACGCTCGAGGCGCTCCCTCGACTATTTTCGGGAGGCGAACTATGGAAGTAA